GTACGTCGGGCGAAGGGGGCGACCACACCCCCTTCGGCAGAAGGGGGCTGAAGGAAAAGGATTCATCACGAAGACCCGGCAGCACCCCACGGGTGTGCTGCGTCAGGTTAGGTTTGCCCGCATGACCGTCACCTCTCCCGAGAGCATGACCGCTGCCCGAGGCCAACCCCTCGTGGTACTCGACGACGTGCAGAAGTGGTTCGGGGAGCTGCACGTCCTGCAGGACATCAACCTGACGATCAAGCGCGGCGAGGTCGTCGTCGTCATCGGCCCGTCGGGGTCGGGCAAGTCCACCCTGTGCCGCACGATCAACCGCCTCGAGCCGGTCGACGCCGGCACCATCTCCCTCGACGGCAAGGAGCTGCCCGAGGAGGGCAAGGCGCTCGCCCGGCTACGGGCCGAGGTCGGGATGGTCTTCCAGGGCTTCAACCTCTTCGCCCACAAGACGATCCTGCAGAACGTCACCCTGGGGCCGATCCAGGTCCTCGGGCAGGACAAGGCCACCGCGAACGAGCGCGCCCGTTCGCTGCTCACCCGCGTCGGCATCGCCGAGCAGGCCGACAAGTACCCGGCCCAGCTGTCCGGCGGTCAGCAGCAACGCGTCGCCATCGCCCGGGCGCTGGCGATGGATCCCAAGGTGATGCTCTTCGACGAGCCGACCTCCGCGCTGGACCCGGAGATGATCAAGGAGGTCCTCGACGTCATGGTCGACCTGGCACAGCAGGGCATGACCATGGTCGTCGTCACCCACGAGATGGGCTTCGCCCGCACCGCCGGTGACCGGGTCGTCTTCATGGCCGACGGCCGCATCGCGGAGGAGAACACGCCGACCGAGTTCTTCACCAACCCCCAGTCCGATCGCGCCAAGGACTTCCTCGGCAAGATCCTCGAGCACTGAGACACCGACCACCACAAGGCCGCACGGCTCGAGCACCGAGCCCGGAGGGAAAGAGGACACCCATGGCACTGCAGAAGACCAAGGCCTTCGCGACGATGGCCGCCCTGACGCTGACGTTGGCCGCCTGCGGCGGCGGGGGCGACAGCGATGTTGCCGTCGAGGACAGCCCGGACTTCGACTCGGGCACGACCATGGCCGAGCTCGCCGACGCCGGGAAGATCACCGTCGGCGTGAAGTTCGACCAGCCCGGGATCGGGTTCATGCCACCCGGCGCAGACGTCCCCGAGGGCTTCGACATCGAGATGGCCAAGATCGTGGCCGGCAAGCTCGGCATCGCACCGGAGGACATCACCTGGAAGGAGACGGTCTCCGACAACCGTGAGCCCTTCCTGCAGAACGGCACGGTCGACATCGTCGTCGCGTCGTACTCGATCACCG
The DNA window shown above is from Janibacter sp. A1S7 and carries:
- a CDS encoding amino acid ABC transporter ATP-binding protein is translated as MTAARGQPLVVLDDVQKWFGELHVLQDINLTIKRGEVVVVIGPSGSGKSTLCRTINRLEPVDAGTISLDGKELPEEGKALARLRAEVGMVFQGFNLFAHKTILQNVTLGPIQVLGQDKATANERARSLLTRVGIAEQADKYPAQLSGGQQQRVAIARALAMDPKVMLFDEPTSALDPEMIKEVLDVMVDLAQQGMTMVVVTHEMGFARTAGDRVVFMADGRIAEENTPTEFFTNPQSDRAKDFLGKILEH